The genomic segment GAATCAACAATAATAACTCTTTCCACTTTATTTTTGTTCCTGGTAATAAATACGTTACGGCCGCAATACTGCGTAACATATTACAATAACCCAGCCGGTTCAGTTTAAGTCATTCATATCGAGGAACATTACTCATTCATCGTCAATTTTTCTTTAGTAATCAATTCTATTTTCGTTGAAATGAATTCGGACACGGTTTGACCATTTATAATATCAACGGCCGTTTCGACAGCTAATTTCCCCATTGCAGAAGGATATTGGGCAATAGAACCTTCCATCTCGCCCTTCTGTATAGACTCCCGGGCATCCTCTACAGCATCAAATCCCACCACGATGATTTCCCCACTCTTTCTGGCGGCGGCAATAGCCTCAATAGCCCCGAGCGCCATCATATCATTGCAAGCAAACAAAGCTTGTACATCAGGATTGGACTGAAGAATGTTTTGAAAAACATTAAACCCCTGATCTCTTTCCCAATTGGCTGTTTGGGAAACAACAATTTCGATTCCAGATTCATGGTCCACCGCTTGATGAAATCCTTTCAGTCTCGCGTCACCGGTTTCATGACCCGGAATGCCTTCAAGCACAGCGACTTTACCTTGACCTCCTAATTTTTTTACGATATACTCTCCAGCAATTCTGCCCCCTTCAACATTATCCGAACCTATAAAGGCAGCTATTCGGGCTCCAGCTTCTTGCAGAGCTTCGGCATCCACCCTGGTATCTACGATTAGTACAGGAATGTTTGCTTTATTCGCCTTTACAATAGCAGGAACGATCTCTTTTGAACCGCTGGGAGAGACACAAATCACATCCACTTTCCTTTGAATGAGATTTTCGATAATTTGCATCTGCTTTTCTACGTCCACCTCCCGTTCAGCCGCTTGTACGATTAAATTTACACTCAGTCTTTCCGCGGCTTCTTCTGCGCCTTTTTGCATGTCGATAAAAAAGGGATTGTTCAATGTTTTCATTATGAGCGCTACGGTTGGGCCGTCTACAGCCGACTTTTCACCCCGTTGGCACCCCAAGCTAACCATCATAATAAAAAAATAACAAATAAATCTTCTCATTAGTAATCCTCCCATTGGTTAGAAATGATGGACATGGAGTAATTGGATTCCATCCACTTGCCTTATTTTAGCCTTTTGTATCGTACTCAATTCAAATTACCACGCCTTCCTTACTTTCGTTGTTTTTTGAGAGCCATATCCAGTAATACCGCAATGATGATCACCGAACCGATAACAATCTGCTGAATGAAAGAGGATACTCCCAATAGATTCAGCCCATTTCTAAGAACCCCCATTATTAACGCGCCAATTAAGGTTCCTAAAACCGTTCCCTCTCCTCCCATGAGACTGGTGCCACCGATAACGGTCGCAGCGATGGCGTCCAATTCGTACATGTTGCCAGCAATAGGTTGTGCAGAATTCAAACGCGCCGTCAGAATTAGGGCCGCCAGTCCACTTAACATGCCACAAAGAGCGTAAACCATGGTTTTATAAAGTTTGACGTTTATTCCGGATAATATCGCTGCTTCCTCATTGCCGCCTATGGCATAAGCATATCGGCCCAATTTTGTACGGTTCAATACAAAGTGAGCGATGATATAAACCACACCCATAATGATTACAGGAACTGGTATGTGAAAGATTTCTCCCGTGGCCAAATAACGGAAGTTTTCTGAAAAACCAGAGACCGGTCTCCCTTTCGTATATAAAAGAGCGGCTCCCCGGGCGACACTCATCATGCCTAAAGTAGAAATGAATGGCGGAATCCGACCATGCGTAATCAGCAATCCATTTATCATCCCACAGGATAGACCTACTCCCAACCCGACCAAAATGGCTATGGGCAGAGGAACCCCTGCTTGTAAGACGCTGGCCAGAACAACCCCAGAAAAGGCTACCAGAGATCCGACAGATAAATCAATCCCTGCTGTTATAATTACAAAAGTCATGCCTACGGCGATAATGGCGTTAATCGAAGTTTGCTGGGCTACGTTTAATAAATTCGAAACGGTTAAAAAATAAGGCGTCATGATCCAAAGAACAATCGACAAGCCTATGAGTCCCAACAAAGTTCCGAATTGCCTGCCGTAATGGGCTAAAAAATCTTTAACTGCCATTTCCCTCCCCTAAAGCATATTTCAATATTCTTTCCTGTGTTGCTGCTTCAGCAGATAATT from the candidate division KSB1 bacterium genome contains:
- a CDS encoding substrate-binding domain-containing protein, with translation MRRFICYFFIMMVSLGCQRGEKSAVDGPTVALIMKTLNNPFFIDMQKGAEEAAERLSVNLIVQAAEREVDVEKQMQIIENLIQRKVDVICVSPSGSKEIVPAIVKANKANIPVLIVDTRVDAEALQEAGARIAAFIGSDNVEGGRIAGEYIVKKLGGQGKVAVLEGIPGHETGDARLKGFHQAVDHESGIEIVVSQTANWERDQGFNVFQNILQSNPDVQALFACNDMMALGAIEAIAAARKSGEIIVVGFDAVEDARESIQKGEMEGSIAQYPSAMGKLAVETAVDIINGQTVSEFISTKIELITKEKLTMNE
- a CDS encoding ribose ABC transporter permease; this translates as MAVKDFLAHYGRQFGTLLGLIGLSIVLWIMTPYFLTVSNLLNVAQQTSINAIIAVGMTFVIITAGIDLSVGSLVAFSGVVLASVLQAGVPLPIAILVGLGVGLSCGMINGLLITHGRIPPFISTLGMMSVARGAALLYTKGRPVSGFSENFRYLATGEIFHIPVPVIIMGVVYIIAHFVLNRTKLGRYAYAIGGNEEAAILSGINVKLYKTMVYALCGMLSGLAALILTARLNSAQPIAGNMYELDAIAATVIGGTSLMGGEGTVLGTLIGALIMGVLRNGLNLLGVSSFIQQIVIGSVIIIAVLLDMALKKQRK